cctatagttctttaatttaattgtcgattttgaaattttcatttctcctattttattggacagttaggtcaggagtcacttcTACAGGTGAATTGGCCAAACTGTCGCTCGCCGGATTTATCTGATTTGCAAATAATCCGGTATTTCTTCCAGAgtactgacctaattatttgatctacttatcaactcttttctgtgatttcctCTTTTCCATTAGCtttgcaatagtccttaggactgcggtgtcacaatttaccgctcaaaattagggttagaactgacctcgcagtcacttcctgatgcgatcacccatcgctgtgaccctcggctcattaactttttatgctctgtttttcttatttatattttaccttctggtaattactattaattttttgTTCAGGATTTTTCTAGGTGATATAAGTACATGTCTAGACATCTTGACTGTCCGGAcaaacaccggtcaccgaaacagtagaatgcatagactgcttaatataggggtgttataataccAATTGATCCATGCTATATGaataagtctaggtgtactttgggcaaattagtattattaattacttatgatcttatcatttcatgtcatataCTATTTGTGCTTTATAGTAGTTTCATAtcaatttatagtgggaaaataggttccCCCTTCATTTTCATGTAGCTTATACATTTAGCAATTTATTTAGATAATTTACATATCATGTATCAAATAAtatcttgaacctttctttagtttCAGATTTTGTGTCTTATCTTCTCCTGGCAAATTGGCCAAGAtttggccactgtttggctatacttccttcatgaaagttgtctctctatgtcttgtctttgttttccttttcaaatcatgtcatttggagttttagaactaaagttatgatcaaataaccaaaactggttcctTAACTCATTCAAGTTTCAGAACCAGACAGATTCTGGAGTCaatattttcctaattatttggatatgttacagccacttttaggcctaatattctccatagaagttgtttctctatgtcttatgattactcagaattttgaattacaatttttcagatcTTGTAGAATTAActatagcaaattaactggcctggactcaggtgCCATGTGTCTACAGGATTCTAGGTTCAGGTCAGTGGATTTGACTcttattttagggttcttacactcaaattttgagaaaagtttctaaatcaaagttgaagccctatctcttagttttccagaatagtttggctcatcctatttgggattttctagtgaaagttatgatATAAAATCTGTTCAAGGGTCAAGTGGTAGTTGAGGCAGATTCCAAGATTTGGTGTACTAatttgttctaacaatttgacttagttcccttagattctgggttctggtcaaaacatcaatattatagatctatgtcttatataaCTTTTGGCATTAGTTTCATTACTTTTGCAATTTTTTAgatcaagttatgacatttttaccaaaactggtcgggtgagcctaAGTCCAACAAATTCTGGGCAGACTGGTTTTAGACAGTTTTGTTGATCTAAATTttactaacaatttgacttggttagaggcagatctgggttctatgttcttcatgaaaaatgtgctccaatgtctaacctttccaatgattcaagaattaggtcattctgaccttcctagtgtgagttatggccatttaaacatTTACTgtctatttggtcatttttttaggtccagattagggttacccagattcaagtcaattttaggcTAGGTTCAGGATAgtttttgagcatggtttcttcatgaaaaatggggcattatgaccctagtttcattttcaattggcctcataccaattggagcaacacaactctattTATAGTTCAAATactacactggactcataggtctgaattcCTGCATAAAAATTTAACACTCCCAAttcaatttctcccaactcccaaacttcaattggcaTTCAtcacacttctaatagtcaacaattggtctcaacatcatcaatttcaagtcatACACAAAATTCCTAATATgggtcaaaaaccctaacttcaaattttcaattaatgcaTAACACATGTATACTAAAATGCTACTCACATCTTCTTATTAATCAACATTAGTGAACACAATTATAGtcattaattcatcaatttcccatcactaccatggctgccaaaaattcatcccTTCATGTACtcattatttttctcaaattttcatgTAACATCAACTTATTTCAACTCAACTTCAAAGATTTAAGAAGAAGGAAAGGAaagataggcactaaccttgatcaaGGCATGTCCAAACTTATAAAAAAACTTCcatatttctttaaatttttgctgcctataggtttcCCAAGGTGCAAgatcaattttttgtgaagggaggtATGGGTTTTGGGGTATAAAAgagagggaaatcaagcttgggaaggttgaagatgaagaagatgaagtgaatTTTAGGTTAAGTTAATTTCTttgtctcttatatatatatatgtttaaatataattggtttaaatttttttaattatgtcatcttatgtcatgcttacatcataatccatttaatttttatttctttctttcccttttctttgcccTTTTTCCATTCtataattcataattttaatttatttttaatattttattctctCTCTTTTCACTTGGCATTTagatcaaaattcaactctagggtttgaaatgaccaaaatgcccttcattatgctcatcgggttattttcggTCTGtaccaataaataaattctcctAAATTTTctatgacatttctaatgtcatttatatttcaataaacatttaattaagtcctaaaaattatttcctacGGTTCCTCACGAGTCTGGGGTCAAcaactatcttcacagtcgctttGCCTTACTGTTACCCATCGCCGTGAccccggctcgtttgactcatttgcaattcacttcttttatttttcctaaatttttccttaatcttTACTTATCCttcttatgactcctcactctagtttaaatgtagttccagtcatcctggctgtccggacagacattagtcgtcggaacagtagaatgtacagactacctaaagggagggtgttacagacacaaaaaattttcctatctcagttggattacaccaagattcagctgtaagcccttacctttttacattagttttagatgaattgacgaaacatatacaagagagtatcccttggtgcatgatatttgcgaatgatatagttctgatagatgagatgcaaGAAGGTGTCAattgaaagctagagctttggagaagtactctagagtcaaaaggctttaagttaagtagaacgaagatagaatacatgcattgcaagttcagtgaaggccgaactagtgatagggaaggagttagtttggatggagtggtactgtcccaaagtaatcactttaaatatcttggctcagtcctttgagtagatgggggatgtgaggagaatgttagtcataggattaaagccggatggttgaagtggagaagcGCCAtggaagttttatgtgatcgcaagattcccaataagttgaaaggaaaattttaccgtacagccatacgaccagccatgttatatggtagtgagtgttaggcaTGTAATGCCCCCCCccataggtagtctgtacattttactattccgacgactaatgtctgaccggatagtcaaaatgtctagaactacacttaaactatagtgaggaggcataaattgaagaaataaatgtaaagaaaatataggaaaaaaaatttagagaatttattaatttgtataaaataataaaaatgacccgatatgcattatgaagggtattttggtcatttcacccccagaggtgaattttaatctaaatatcaaattaaaatttagagaataaaataatttacataaattaaaatttatgaaataaattagaaaaatgagaagagaaaagaaaagaaaagaaaagaaaggaaaagaaaagaaaagaaaatggcttagggaaatttaaaaaaatagagtacacatataaatatatatatatagccataAGAGACAAAAAGCCACCAAACaccatcttcttctccactctttctctctctctctctccctcagatTGCCACCGCCCCTGGtacctcatttcctccattgttgtcaagcttccaagcttgatttccaaaGCTTCCACATACCAAAACCCATAGCCTACTTCACAAAAAAAtgctccccacaccctaaggaagctatagacacccattggaagtaagaaaattgaagttagggaagctcaagtaaagttagtgcactaatcccttttcttctctttattaaacatgaaaagcatgtttagccaagcataaatatcattaaaataaaaagaaaatctaaaGGAAAGAactcttgaatttttggcagccatggaacttgaagtttgttgcttttaagtgatgaaaaatggttccatgagaatgtgtgatgagttgaaatgtttgggtgtttgattgtgtagtgtttgtgaaaatttaaaactttgaaaactagggtttgtgtaaatgcttgaggacttggggtaaatgatgaaattgacctattgagttgagattattacttatagaagtgtattgcatgcaaattgaagtaaggaagttgaaggaattgagatgttgggagtgttcaattttctgcaggtttggactcaatgagtccagtgggtttattgacccataactaaAAATGTGTGACTTTAATTGGTATGACGTCAATTcgaggtgaaaatagactcaaGATAGCCCATTTTTTatgtagacaccatgcccaaattttgctaAAATCATAACCAATTCTCTGCACAAACCAGGATGACTaaacactgaaacccagaaaatgaccaaatgaatagtacgtgttcatttggtcataactctctctatactggtccaaatgacctaaagtttacatcaatggaaagcttagacatagggctacacttttcatgaagactacttgacccagttttgcctctaaccaaatcaaattgttagcaaaagttgagtcactaaaattgCCAACCCATAAATTGTCCAAAATATTGTTCCTTTggatgcttgaccagttttggcaaaaatgccataacttggtctccaaagttgcaaattgagtgaaactagtgccaaaagttttataagacatagaacaacaattttcatgttttgaccaagctctagaaaccattgcatcctagggaaaatattagctaaaattaggaattgaaatctggaaaatgttaagtggaacccagaatgccatttgatacccgtgtgttcatttggccataactcccactaggaaattccatttgagatgtaccaatatgatatggaaacatgatacttagggctacaacattgatttagacatctttgctaaattctaagtgtaaagaccctaaaaagagggttaaacatactgccctgaagttttgttattgcctttataggattgagagtccaggttaatacattgactataactcactataccaagcttgaaaaattatgaaattgtaccggGGAGTCACTAAGACATAgtggaacatatcttgtgaaggaacttaagtctaaaaatgaccataaaatgatcaaatgattggtcaaaatttattgaccaggaattgtaaattctggacagcttagaggcaaagggaccagttatggtattttgaccatgacTTGAGTTCTGTAACcctaaattcagtgattcaaaaactaaaatttaagttttaacaTAGAGAAGTAATTGTTATGAAGgaggtgtgactaaatagacatcctaacctagtcaaattcctagatatatataacacatcaaaatgaacctaaagaaaagttcatgagaaaaatgctatatatgataattaaaatactcataaggctaattaaatattaaaatgatatgaatatgtaaattgggactaatgtcctattaatatgaaattaatggtatcaCTGAACAGTATCAGAAAATAGTAAcaatgaatagtgctaaaataattaaaaatatttaattgcccataatatacctagacttatttatttagtttggataaataggTATATCAATTggggattacagatagcagtactacctGTCGAGAAAATCAGGAACTGACaaaatatgtctggtatgattgttctacaggctatatgcctacttactggccattatgcctactttatttctggctttacaagcctgacagcgagtctcgtgcccgacagctggcctcgtgcctgacagacgtatactggatagacatatagctgtctaaccagtatacatccgtgcatctagcttttataatttgttatagattTCTTAGgcaatgataaaaattaattaagacttaaaatacaataggtaatcataaaagatctcgataatgttaattgcttccaaagagcaataaaaatgtaaaggacccagaaattatgatttacagatattatttcaattgttaaattattgttattataaattatgcaccactaagcgttatgcttagcgtgttggttttccatctcgtaggtactggagatcagtcctaGCGACAGCAGCACCGATGAGTACATCGATAAAGCTCGACCGGATCGCCCGTcgcagtcacctcaccggtcttttgtattttggtagagcccatgtatagactagtattttagttcattatgtctagtcatgatgtatttcattttggacttgtaattaaactttgagattgaaataaaaacttgtaatttattatctatgaatttctatatgaatgcaatagatgatatttcatttttagatctcataaataattgtaaatgatatgatacaagagaatatgatatgggaatgtatgaaatgaatatgtatatgttaacaggtaattagtggaacccgccagatgccaataaaacaggggaggctctgtctgggtctccacagaaataaagtataaaaaaaaaattctacacatagaatacatgttttaaatgacatcaaaagtttataatagatatgataaaacaagataggatgctccgacaccgaatgtggcacttcttgctcggctatacagtagatgggtaaggggtgtcacaaggcaCTGGAGAATTCATATGTGTCTaaaataagagttgcggagatgagaatgttaaggtggatgagtggccatactagactagataaagtccgtaatgagagtattagagaaaagataagagcgatgccaattgaggataagttgagagattgaggtggtttggtcatatgaagcgtagacattcagaggctccagttagacaagtagagcacattaggttagaggatagaaagaaaagaaggggtagacctaaactgacttgggaGTAGAGTAGAACAACATGACCTAAAAACATTAtacattttcaaaaatttaacctaaaatcatttagagtggagaaagagaatccacatAGCTAATcctaaatttttaggataaaaacttaattgggttgagttgagttgaacattaattaattaattagcacgTCATATATTGCTTAATTTGAACGTCATTAACGCTATTATTGCATTGCAGACTATTAAATCACATCCAATATTTTAGTACATGAAAAATTCTATAATGAAGTGAAGCATCAAATCCCTACAATCATCTTcttatgattaattatattttagcGAACTGATTAACTATCAATTaagaaaaggaaaaggaagagGAGGAGAAGAGTTGGCAATGGTGCAttggtgatgatgatgatgaaagaCTCCTGTTGTCACCTACTCGCTTTCCACTCATTTTCTGTCCATCCTCTCCCTCTGCTTTCTCTCTATGAAGAACAACACTATTTCATGCAAAGATCATGAAACTCGACCTGAATACCAAAACTGATATAGCaagtttaatttattataattttgcaaaaaaaaaaaaaaaggtttggtCTTTGTTTATTTTTGAAGAGGTGAAGTTTGCTTTTTTCTGTATCTGTTACCTCTTTCTTGGATGACGCTTTCTACCTCCAATCCTCGTCGTTTTCTACTTCTTGCTGTACCCTTATGTTGCTTTCTCCTCTCTTCTCACAGTCTTGgagattttctttttctttatcgtATAATCTTATAGTATGTAGTATAAAATCAACCTTAAACTCAGTGCTTCTATGCACTTAGAGCCGAGCAGGGAAGCAGACACTTGCCTCTAGCCACCCATGTCGGTTTCTGGGTCTCTTAGCATTCAAGTTTCCCGctctctgaaaaaaaaaaaaaaaatcaagtacCGTGGTTCTGCAATTTCCGCCCCActctttctattttcttttttgggAGAATTATTATCAGTCATCTTTTTCAGGTTATAATTGATCTTGGTACATTGTTCCTTCGTTTTCAAGTGAGAAAAAAGATGAACATTGTTAATTGGTTTTCAAGTGAGGAAAAAGATGAACACTAGAGTCCGCACTGCTCTTCAGGCAATGAAAGCTCCGTTAAACCATGATAAAGTAACCACCTTTGCTCtcccgttcttgtttctctctatTATATTCAAACAATTCTCCTGGTATTTGAACATGGGTTCCGGTAATTCTTTTTTCTTGGAAATTGATAAATCTAAAATGGGTTTTCAAGTGGAAAAATCGGCTTTAATTCCGCTACTGCTTTTTTAGATTCTGTTGCGTTGATTTTGCACACGTATTCTTTTGAGAAACTGGATTGTTTTTCTTTTAAAGTGTTCTTGCAGATTACAAAATTCTACTTCCAtaatgaaaacaaaaaaaaaaagtacgCAACTTTGGATCCAAAATCTGCATTGGATTCTTTCACTCATCTCAACAAAAGTATAGTTTCTGCTTCTGCTTTTGGTTTTTGCCTTTTTTAGCCCCTTCTTATTCCTAATTCCAGCCTGATTCTTCAATAATGTTTATTAATAGCATTTGTTATTGAAATTGCAAAGGAGAATATGGAGACTCAAGGCAACAGAGTAAAGGGTGCCCAGAAACCTTCTGTTAACCGGCGTCGATCAAACAGGGAAAGAAAATTGGCCTTGCTACAAGTTGtacttaatttttcattaaaagcCCATTTACTTATGTCTTTTACATAAATATTTATTGCTATTTTGTACATGGGTTTTCAATTTGATTGTTATGTTTCCAAAATTTGCAGGTCGATAAGCTAAAGAAGAAGCTTAGACATGAAGAGAATGTTCATAGAGCATTGGAGAGGGCTTTTACTAGGCTTTTGGGTGCTCTACCTCGCTTGCCTCCTTACCTACCCGCAAATGTAAGTACAATTCCTTTTTTATTTGTTAGATCTCTGTCTCTTTGTGCTGGAgaggatcaaatatcaattacatAGATGGATTGATTCAAGAAAAGAGATGGGAGATGCCCAGATGCACCCTTCTATTGAATTCACCAATCTAATATTCAAAGTTCTTGATTCTTTAAACCTGTCATTGAAAGTGACTAATGTGGGCTCCTATTCTGTTATGTTTCAGACATTAGAGCTGCTAGCTGAAGTAGCTGTTTTAGAAGAGGAGGTTGTTCGCCTTGAAGAGCAAGTTGTGAATTTTAGACAAGGACTCTATCAGGAAGCTGTCTACATCTCCTCCAAGAAGAATGTGGAGAATTCCAATGATGTAATTGACCAGCCCCAACCTTCCCTTGCAAGACCAAAACACGCACGATCAAAGTCCCTCTCACATAATGAGTTCAATTCTGCTGTATTTGCAGCCAGGCCTCACCCTTCCCTCGCAAGAAGCACATCAAGTAGAGAGCTATTTTCCTCTGACACTGGTTGATCGATCAGTACATAGTTCCAATAGGCCAGCACATGGGAAACAAGCTTATGACAAACCCAATTCCTCTTCATTTCTTAGAGATGATGGACCAGGAAAGGAGAATCGTTCATGTACTAATTCTGTGAAGGATAAGCAATCTCCAGACAAGAAACCTGTAAAAATTGTGACTCCAATTAAGAGTGGATCAAATAAGCATGAATATGAGAAGTCCTTGGATCCTTTGAAGGTACAAATACATAACTAGCAGTGTTTTGGTAGAGAATTACCTGTGTTTTGGTCTTTATAATCGTCATATTCTATTTCTTAGATAGAGTGCAGATTAATAGAGCAGGAAAGAGCACAAGCAAGCTCTTCTGGCTATTCAGAGGATAGAGTATCAGAAACTAACATCACACTTACACCAAATAAGATATCTGAGGATATGTTTGCTTGCTGATAATTCTTATTAACAacatgttttaaatttttaacagcATAATTAAGATAGCatataacataataaataatGTATACAATATCATGTATAATAGTGCTGTAAATTAGTATAAAAGTATTGTTAAAAACTTTAAGTTATGGGATTTATGGAGATCACTATATGCTTGCTTGCTGATAATTCTTATTAACAACATGTTTGAAATTTTTAACAGCATATAAGGAATGCTGTTAAAGCCTAAATTTGTTGTAGTGATTGCTGTTTAATTATAGTAAAGATGAACATATTTATCAGTTGTATTCACTTTGTGCTTATAATTACATTTAGAGGGGCTTACCCATCAGCAGAAGCTTGCTTTCTGGATAAACACTTACAATCTGTGCATGATGAATGTAAGGTTTCTCTTTATCCTGAATAAGGCCAAAGATTGATAACTTAATTTTGGGTCTACaagaactttttctttttccaatGATTTTGGACTTTATATAGCTATCTTTTTTTTTGTCACTATTACTAAAAAAGGACTTCACAATCTTCTGCAAAAATGCTAGTTTCCAACATATTTGTGAATCTCCACTGTTAATATTTCAGGCAATTTTGGAGCATGGGAAAACCAAGACTTCTGAAATGGTTGTAGCACTAATGCAAAAGGTAGGATGTATTTATCGTACTTTCTATCCATGCAAAATTTTTAATGTAATGATTCAatttttcttttgaattccaATGTTTAGGGTTTAACCAAAATGGATCTATTGCTTAATTCAATACTGTTTATCTAATTTCCTGTATATAAGATATTGGGTTCGGATGATAATgattttaatttagttaattcCAATTATGATCCTCAGGCAACAATAACTGTAGGGGGACAACTACTGAATGCAATTACCATTGAACATTTCATCTTGAGACTTCCTTATCACTTAAAATTTGTAAGTTAATTTCATGTCAACCACATTGTTTTCTCATTATGTCTGGCAAGCAGTGGATTGAATTTTTGTTGGAAACCTCTATTAGTCTGTACTAGTTGCTCTGCAATTTAATTTGGATCCGTTTGTTCAAAAATATAGACCTGTTCAAAAGCTGCGAAAAATGATGAGATGAAAGCTCGCATCATTTTCGGATTGGAGTGGTCTGAACCTTTGGTTACATTTGCTCTCTCCTATGGAAGTTGGTCATCCCCTGCTGTACATTTCTTTCTGTTTTAGGCTAGTTAGTTTAAGGGCTTGGTCAGCTAACTGTGTTCCAAAGATTTATTTTGAGCAAGCAATCTGCAGGTTCAGAGATCGGCTATGCTTAATTGAATCATGTAgccattattatatatatatatttccaaatcaagAATAGTCTTTATGATATACAACATTACTTTTTTTGGGGGGTCATGTGTACTTGTTGATTGCTTGAAGAAATTGCAGGTAAGAGTGTGTACAGCCTCTCATATTGAAGAGGAGTTAGAAGCAGCAAAGAGGGAGAATTTACAGGCAGCAGTTGGGATTTCAAGGACAAACAAGTTAATAATTCCTAAGCTATTAGATTGGTATCTACTTGACTTTGCAAAGGACATAGAATCGTTGCTCGATTGGTTGTCTACAGCTACCTGATGAACTGAGGAATGAAGCAGTTAAATGTCTTGAGAGAAGGGGAAGAGACCCTCTTTCACAGCTGGTACAAGTGATGCCATATGATTTCAGCTTCAGGTTTCTTTTGTACCTGTGAAAGATTTTATTTCTCTCCCCTTTTTTTTTCATATCCAGACCTTTCATCTGCGTTCTGGCGGGTCTGTACAGAGTTACTATAGA
This sequence is a window from Hevea brasiliensis isolate MT/VB/25A 57/8 chromosome 10, ASM3005281v1, whole genome shotgun sequence. Protein-coding genes within it:
- the LOC110656269 gene encoding uncharacterized protein LOC110656269 isoform X3 — its product is MNTRVRTALQAMKAPLNHDKENMETQGNRVKGAQKPSVNRRRSNRERKLALLQVDKLKKKLRHEENVHRALERAFTRLLGALPRLPPYLPANTLELLAEVAVLEEEVVRLEEQVVNFRQGLYQEAVYISSKKNVENSNDPGLTLPSQEAHQVESYFPLTLVDRSVHSSNRPAHGKQAYDKPNSSSFLRDDGPGKENRSCTNSVKDKQSPDKKPVKIVTPIKSGSNKHEYEKSLDPLKAILEHGKTKTSEMVVALMQKATITVGGQLLNAITIEHFILRLPYHLKFTCSKAAKNDEMKARIIFGLEWSEPLVTFALSYGSWSSPAVRVCTASHIEEELEAAKRENLQAAVGISRTNKLIIPKLLDWYLLDFAKDIESLLDWLSTAT
- the LOC110656269 gene encoding uncharacterized protein LOC110656269 isoform X1 — protein: MKTKKKSTQLWIQNLHWILSLISTKENMETQGNRVKGAQKPSVNRRRSNRERKLALLQVVDKLKKKLRHEENVHRALERAFTRLLGALPRLPPYLPANTLELLAEVAVLEEEVVRLEEQVVNFRQGLYQEAVYISSKKNVENSNDPGLTLPSQEAHQVESYFPLTLVDRSVHSSNRPAHGKQAYDKPNSSSFLRDDGPGKENRSCTNSVKDKQSPDKKPVKIVTPIKSGSNKHEYEKSLDPLKAILEHGKTKTSEMVVALMQKATITVGGQLLNAITIEHFILRLPYHLKFTCSKAAKNDEMKARIIFGLEWSEPLVTFALSYGSWSSPAVRVCTASHIEEELEAAKRENLQAAVGISRTNKLIIPKLLDWYLLDFAKDIESLLDWLSTAT
- the LOC110656269 gene encoding uncharacterized protein LOC110656269 isoform X2, whose protein sequence is MKTKKKSTQLWIQNLHWILSLISTKENMETQGNRVKGAQKPSVNRRRSNRERKLALLQVDKLKKKLRHEENVHRALERAFTRLLGALPRLPPYLPANTLELLAEVAVLEEEVVRLEEQVVNFRQGLYQEAVYISSKKNVENSNDPGLTLPSQEAHQVESYFPLTLVDRSVHSSNRPAHGKQAYDKPNSSSFLRDDGPGKENRSCTNSVKDKQSPDKKPVKIVTPIKSGSNKHEYEKSLDPLKAILEHGKTKTSEMVVALMQKATITVGGQLLNAITIEHFILRLPYHLKFTCSKAAKNDEMKARIIFGLEWSEPLVTFALSYGSWSSPAVRVCTASHIEEELEAAKRENLQAAVGISRTNKLIIPKLLDWYLLDFAKDIESLLDWLSTAT